In a single window of the Gossypium hirsutum isolate 1008001.06 chromosome A13, Gossypium_hirsutum_v2.1, whole genome shotgun sequence genome:
- the LOC121212217 gene encoding probable E3 ubiquitin ligase SUD1 isoform X2, with amino-acid sequence MEIAPAVPPSHPLGGENPVSSTDDVLADSGKPSPSTSTSSSLSEKDEKATSSTASTVSLGAVASRYDPDMEEEEEDVCRICRNPGDADNPLRYPCACSGSIKFVHQDCLLQWLNHSNARQCEVCKHAFSFSPVYAENAPARLPFQEFVVGMAMKACHVLQFFLRLSFVLSVWLLIIPFITFWIWRLAFVRSFGEAQRLFLSHISTTIILTDCLHGFLLSASIVFIFLGATSLRDYFRHLRELGGQDADREDEADRNGARAARRPAGQANRNFAGDANGEDAGGAQGAGGAGQLIRRNAENVAARWEMQAARLEAHVEQMFDGLDDADGAEDVPFDELVGMQGPVFHLVENAFTVLASNMIFLGVVIFVPFSLGRIILHYVSWLFSSASGPVLSAVMPMTDTTLSLANITLKNALTAVTNLTSEGQDNSMLGQAAEILKANSSAVGEVSSNTSAPFSADLLKGATIGASRLSDVTTLAIGYTFIFSLVFFYLGIATLIRYTRGEPLTMGRFYGIASIVETIPSLFRQFLAAMRHLMTMIKVAFLLVIELGVFPLMCGWWLDICTIRMFGKSMSQRVQFFSVSPLASSLIHWVVGIVYMLQISIFVSLLRGVLRNGVLYFLRDPADPNYNPFRDLIDDPVNKHARRVLLSVAVYGSLIVMLVFLPVKFAMKMAPSIFPLDISVSDPFTEIPADMLLFQICIPFAIEHFKLRSTIKSLLRYWFTAVGWALGLTEFLLPKPDENGGQENANVEPGQPDRPQIVQLGGQEQAMVAFAADDDPNRGLLASGNSNVVEEFDGDERADSEYGFVLRIVLLLVVAWMTLLIFNSALIIVPISLGRALFNAIPLLPITHGIKCNDLYAFVIGSYVIWTAIAGARYSIEHIRTKRAAVLFGQISKWSAIVVKSSMLLSIWIFVIPVLIGLLFELLVIVPMRVPVDESPVFLLYQDWALGLIFLKIWTRLVMLDHMMPLVDESWRVKFERVREDGFSRLQGLWVLREIVFPIIMKLLTALCVPYVLARGVFPVLGYPLVVNSAVYRFAWLGCLCFSCLCFCAKRFHVWFTNLHNSIRDDRYLIGRRLHNFGENSEEKQNVAGSSSETQISDLRDTGIIQHDREVDVGLRLRRAVN; translated from the exons ATGGAGATCGCCCCCGCGGTTCCGCCATCTCATCCCCTGGGCGGTGAAAACCCCGTTTCTTCTACAGACGACGTTTTAGCAGACAGCGGAAAGCCTTCGCCATCAACATCAACATCGTCATCGTTGTCAGAGAAGGATGAAAAAGCGACGTCATCTACGGCGTCAACGGTGTCGTTGGGGGCGGTGGCTTCGAGATATGATCCGGATAtggaggaagaagaggaagatgTTTGCAGGATCTGCCGGAACCCGGGAGATGCTGACAATCCGCTTAGGTACCCCTGCGCATGTAGCGGCAGCATCAAATTTGTCCATCAAGATTGCCTTCTTCAGTGGCTTAATCACAGCAATGCTCGCCAATGCGAG GTATGCAAGCATGCGTTTTCTTTCTCCCCTGTGTATGCAGAGAATGCTCCAGCAAGGCTTCCTTTTCAGGAGTTTGTTGTTGGGATGGCGATGAAAGCCTGTCATGTTCTACAGTTCTTCTTGCGTCTTAGTTTTGTGCTTTCAGTTTGGCTCCTAATTATTCCTTTCATTACCTTTTGGATATGGCGCTTGGCATTCGTCAGGAGTTTTGGTGAAGCTCAGAGATTATTCTTAAGCCATATTTCAACCACAATCATTCTTACTGATTGTTTGCATGGGTTCCTACTATCTGCTAgcattgtgtttatttttcttggaGCAACTTCTTTAAGGGATTACTTCCGGCATTTACGAGAGCTTGGAGGACAAGATGCTGATAGAGAAGATGAAGCGGATAGGAATGGTGCTCGTGCTGCTAGGCGACCTGCTGGACAAGCTAATAGGAATTTTGCCGGTGATGCTAATGGTGAAGATGCTGGTGGAGCACAAGGTGCTGGTGGAGCTGGTCAATTGATCAGAAGGAATGCTGAAAATGTGGCTGCTCGTTGGGAAATGCAGGCAGCTCGTCTTGAAGCTCATGTGGAACAGATGTTTGATGGCCTGGATGATGCTGACGGTGCGGAGGATGTACCTTTTGATGAGCTTGTTGGCATGCAGGGTCCTGTTTTTCATTTGGTTGAGAATGCTTTCACT GTTCTAGCCAGCAATATGATATTCCTTGGCGTTGTAATTTTTGTGCCCTTTTCTCTTGGCCGCATTATTCTCCATTATGTATCTTGGCTTTTCTCTTCTGCAAGTGGTCCTGTTCTGTCAGCAGTCATGCCAATGACAGACACTACCCTTTCCTTAGCAAATATCACATTGAAGAATGCATTAACTGCAGTTACGAATTTGACATCTGAAGGCCAAGACAATAGCATGCTTGGTCAGGCTGCAGAAATCTTAAAAGCAAACTCTAGTGCAGTAGGTGAAGTTTCAAGCAACACAAGTGCACCATTTTCAGCAGATCTCTTGAAAGGAGCAACTATTGGAGCATCAAGGCTGTCTGATGTTACAACTCTTGCTATTGGATATACATTTATATTCTCTTTAGTCTTCTTCTACCTGGGCATTGCCACTTTGATTAGGTACACTAGGGGTGAGCCTTTGACAATGGGGAGGTTCTATGGAATTGCTTCAATTGTCGAGACAATTCCATCCCTCTTCAGGCAGTTCTTGGCTGCAATGAGGCATTTGATGACAATGATTAAAGTTGCCTTCCTTCTTGTAATTGAGCTTGGGGTGTTTCCTTTGATGTGTGGATGGTGGCTAGATATATGCACCATAAGGATGTTTGGGAAATCAATGTCTCAAAGAGTTCAGTTCTTCTCAGTCTCACCTTTAGCTAGCTCATTGATTCATTGGGTTGTAGGAATTGTATATATGCTACAAATAAGCATCTTTGTCAGCCTTCTTCGAGGG GTTTTACGCAATGGTGTTCTGTACTTCCTTCGAGACCCAGCTGATCCGAACTACAATCCCTTCCGTGATTTAATTGATGATCCTGTAAACAAGCATGCTCGGAGGGTCTTGTTATCAGTTGCAGTTTATGGAAGTTTGATTGTGATGCTGGTATTTTTGCCAGTCAAGTTTGCTATGAAGATGGCACCATCTATCTTCCCACTTGATATATC GGTATCTGATCCATTTACTGAGATTCCAGCTGACATGCTTCTCTTTCAAATATGCATTCCATTTGCCATTGAGCATTTTAAATTGCGGTCAACAATCAAGTCTCTTCTCCGCTACTGGTTTACTGCAGTTGGCTGGGCATTAGGCTTAACAGAGTTTTTACTTCCCAAACCTGATGAGAATGGTGGCCAGGAAAATGCCAATGTAGAACCAGGTCAGCCAGATAGACCACAAATTGTGCAACTAGGTGGACAGGAACAGGCCATGGTTGCATTTGCTGCTGATGATGATCCAAATAGAGGGCTCCTTGCATCAGGGAATTCTAATGTCGTGGAGGAGTTTGATGGGGATGAACGAGCTGATTCAGA GTATGGCTTCGTTCTTCGCATTGTTCTCTTGCTGGTGGTCGCCTGGATGACTTTGCTTATATTTAACTCTGCCCTAATAATAGTTCCTATATCACTTGGGCGTGCTCTTTTCAATGCCATTCCTCTTCTCCCAATAACTCATGGCATTAAGTGCAACG ACCTCTATGCTTTCGTCATTGGAAGCTATGTCATTTGGACAGCTATTGCTGGGGCTAGATACTCCATTGAGCACATTAGAACAAAGAGGGCGGCAGTTCTATTTGGCCAAATTTCCAAGTGGAGTGCCATTGTTGTTAAGAGTTCCATGCTGTTATCAATATGG ATTTTTGTCATTCCTGTACTTATTGGTCTGCTTTTTGAGCTTTTGGTGATTGTGCCAATGCGGGTGCCTGTAGATGAGAGCCCAGTTTTCCTACTCTATCAGGATTGGGCATTGGGTCTCATTTTCCTTAAGATCTGGACTAGACTG GTTATGCTGGATCATATGATGCCATTGGTAGATGAAAGCTGGCGAGTAAAATTTGAAAGGGTAAGAGAAGATGGTTTTTCTAGATTGCAGGGCCTTTGGGTATTGCGGGAGATTGTATTTCCCATCATAATGAAGCTGCTGACAGCCCTGTGTGTACCTTACGTATTAGCCCGAGGGGTGTTTCCGGTGCTTGGCTACCCATTAGTGGTCAATTCGGCTGTCTACCGCTTCGCATGGCTAGGCTGCCTTTGCTTCAGCTGCTTGTGCTTTTGTGCAAAGAGATTCCATGTCTGGTTCACGAACCTCCACAATTCTATCAGAGATGACCGGTATCTTATTGGTCGTCGACTTCATAACTTTGGGGAAAACTCGGAAGAGAAGCAAAATGTGGCAGGGTCTTCCTCAGAAACACAGATTTCTGATCTGCGGGACACTGGAATAATCCAGCATGACCGAGAGGTTGATGTGGGGCTGAGACTAAGGCGTGCAGTTAATTAA
- the LOC107894289 gene encoding polyadenylate-binding protein 8 produces the protein MAQIQVQGQNGSVNNGAGGGNNQFVPTSLYVGDLDSSVTEAQLYDYFAHVGPVLTVRVCKDLSTRRSLGYGYVNYGNPQDAARALDLLNFTLLNGKPIRIMYSNRDPSLRKSGAGNIFIKNLDKGIDHKALHDTFSAFGNILSCKVATDSFGQSKGYGFVQFDNEESAQKAIEQLNGMLMNDKQVYVGPFVRKQERDSSISNVKFNNVYVKNLSESTSDDDLKTIFGEFGLITSAVVMREPDGKSKGFGFVNFKNADDAARAVESLNGKKFDDKEWYVGKAQKKSERELDLKLRFEQSMKEAADKFQGANLYVKNLDDSISDEKLKELFSQYGIITSCKVMRDTSGISKGSGFVAFSTPEEASRALAEMNGKMVVSKPLYVALAQRKEDRRARLQAQFSQMRPVTMSPSVAPRMPMYPPGGPGLGQQIFYGQAPPAMFPQPGFGYQQQLVPGMRPGGAPMPNFFVPMVQQGQQGQRPGGRRAGAGQQSQQPVPLMQQQMLPRGRVYRYPPGRGLPDVSMPNIAGGMLSVPYDMGGMPMRDASISQPIPIGALASALANATPDQQRTMLGENLYPLVEQLEPDAAAKVTGMLLEMDQTEVLHLLESPEALKAKVAEAMEVLRTVAQQQQTGGAAADQLASLSLSDNLVS, from the exons ATGGCGCAGATTCAAGTCCAGGGGCAAAATGGGAGTGTTAACAATGGAGCTGGTGGAGGGAACAACCAGTTTGTACCGACGTCGCTTTATGTTGGGGATCTGGATTCAAGTGTGACGGAAGCTCAGCTTTATGATTACTTTGCCCACGTGGGTCCAGTGCTTACGGTTCGGGTTTGCAAGGACTTGTCAACCCGGAGGTCTCTTGGTTATGGTTATGTCAATTATGGAAATCCACAAGATG CTGCAAGGGCATTGGACCTTCTGAACTTCACTCTTCTGAATGGAAAGCCTATCAGGATTATGTATTCTAATCGAGACCCTAGTCTTCGTAAAAGTGGTGCTGGGAATATTTTTATCAAG AATTTAGACAAGGGAATTGACCACAAAGCCTTGCATGATACGTTTTCTGCATTTGGGAACATTCTCTCTTGCAAGGTAGCCACAGACTCCTTTGGTCAGTCAAAAGGTTATGGCTTTGTTCAATTTGACAATGAGGAATCTGCCCAAAAAGCAATAGAGCAGCTGAATGGCATGCTAATGAATGATAAGCAAGTCTATGTGGGCCCCTTTGTTCGCAAGCAGGAAAGAGACAGTTCTATCAGCAACGTTAAATTTAACAACGTCTATGTAAAGAATCTCTCAGAATCCACAAGTGATGACGATTTGAAAACCATTTTTGGCGAATTTGGTCTGATTACTAGTGCTGTGGTGATGAGAGAACCGGATGGGAAATCCAAGGGCTTTGGGTTTGTAAACTTTAAGAACGCAGATGATGCTGCTAGGGCTGTGGAGTCTCTGAATGGAAAGAAATTTGATGATAAGGAGTGGTATGTTGGGAAAGCGCAAAAGAAATCTGAAAGGGAGCTTGATCTGAAACTTCGATTTGAGCAGTCAATGAAAGAGGCAGCAGATAAGTTTCAAGGAGCAAACTTGTATGTTAAGAATTTGGATGACAGCATAAGTGATGAAAAACTTAAAGAGCTATTCTCTCAATATGGTATCATAACGTCATGCAAG GTTATGCGAGATACTAGTGGGATAAGCAAAGGATCAGGGTTTGTTGCATTTTCAACTCCAGAAGAAGCATCAAGAGCT CTTGCAGAGATGAATGGCAAAATGGTTGTCAGCAAACCTCTCTATGTTGCACTAGCTCAAAGGAAGGAAGATAGGAGAGCCAGGTTACAG GCTCAATTTTCTCAAATGCGACCAGTTACAATGTCACCTTCAGTTGCTCCTCGTATGCCAATGTACCCACCTGGTGGTCCAGGTCTTGGGCAGCAAATATTTTATGGTCAAGCACCTCCAGCAATGTTTCCGCAG CCTGGATTTGGGTATCAACAGCAGCTCGTCCCTGGTATGAGGCCTGGTGGAGCTCCCATGCCAAATTTCTTTGTACCAATGGTTCAACAAGGCCAACAGGGTCAGCGTCCCGGTGGTAGAAGGGCTGGGGCTGGTCAGCAAAGTCAGCAACCAGTTCCATTAATGCAGCAGCAG ATGCTACCGCGAGGGCGGGTCTATCGCTATCCACCAGGGCGTGGTCTACCTGATGTTTCAATGCCTAACATTGCTGGAGGCATGCTTTCTGTTCCATATGATATGGGTGGCATGCCAATGCGTGATGCATCAATTTCTCAGCCAATTCCGATAGGAGCCTTGGCCTCAGCCCTAGCAAATGCTACACCAGATCAGCAGAGAACG ATGCTGGGAGAGAATCTTTATCCTCTAGTTGAACAGCTGGAGCCTGATGCAGCAGCTAAAGTTACAGGGATGCTTCTGGAGATGGATCAGACTGAGGTTTTGCATTTGCTCGAGTCACCAGAAGCTCTAAAAGCGAAGGTTGCTGAAGCAATGGAGGTTCTTAGAACTGTGGCTCAGCAGCAACAAACTGGTGGTGCTGCCGCTGATCAACTGGCTTCATTGTCATTAAGTGACAACCTTGTCTCCTGA
- the LOC121212217 gene encoding probable E3 ubiquitin ligase SUD1 isoform X1, giving the protein MEIAPAVPPSHPLGGENPVSSTDDVLADSGKPSPSTSTSSSLSEKDEKATSSTASTVSLGAVASRYDPDMEEEEEDVCRICRNPGDADNPLRYPCACSGSIKFVHQDCLLQWLNHSNARQCEVCKHAFSFSPVYAENAPARLPFQEFVVGMAMKACHVLQFFLRLSFVLSVWLLIIPFITFWIWRLAFVRSFGEAQRLFLSHISTTIILTDCLHGFLLSASIVFIFLGATSLRDYFRHLRELGGQDADREDEADRNGARAARRPAGQANRNFAGDANGEDAGGAQGAGGAGQLIRRNAENVAARWEMQAARLEAHVEQMFDGLDDADGAEDVPFDELVGMQGPVFHLVENAFTVLASNMIFLGVVIFVPFSLGRIILHYVSWLFSSASGPVLSAVMPMTDTTLSLANITLKNALTAVTNLTSEGQDNSMLGQAAEILKANSSAVGEVSSNTSAPFSADLLKGATIGASRLSDVTTLAIGYTFIFSLVFFYLGIATLIRYTRGEPLTMGRFYGIASIVETIPSLFRQFLAAMRHLMTMIKVAFLLVIELGVFPLMCGWWLDICTIRMFGKSMSQRVQFFSVSPLASSLIHWVVGIVYMLQISIFVSLLRGVLRNGVLYFLRDPADPNYNPFRDLIDDPVNKHARRVLLSVAVYGSLIVMLVFLPVKFAMKMAPSIFPLDISVSDPFTEIPADMLLFQICIPFAIEHFKLRSTIKSLLRYWFTAVGWALGLTEFLLPKPDENGGQENANVEPGQPDRPQIVQLGGQEQAMVAFAADDDPNRGLLASGNSNVVEEFDGDERADSDRYGFVLRIVLLLVVAWMTLLIFNSALIIVPISLGRALFNAIPLLPITHGIKCNDLYAFVIGSYVIWTAIAGARYSIEHIRTKRAAVLFGQISKWSAIVVKSSMLLSIWIFVIPVLIGLLFELLVIVPMRVPVDESPVFLLYQDWALGLIFLKIWTRLVMLDHMMPLVDESWRVKFERVREDGFSRLQGLWVLREIVFPIIMKLLTALCVPYVLARGVFPVLGYPLVVNSAVYRFAWLGCLCFSCLCFCAKRFHVWFTNLHNSIRDDRYLIGRRLHNFGENSEEKQNVAGSSSETQISDLRDTGIIQHDREVDVGLRLRRAVN; this is encoded by the exons ATGGAGATCGCCCCCGCGGTTCCGCCATCTCATCCCCTGGGCGGTGAAAACCCCGTTTCTTCTACAGACGACGTTTTAGCAGACAGCGGAAAGCCTTCGCCATCAACATCAACATCGTCATCGTTGTCAGAGAAGGATGAAAAAGCGACGTCATCTACGGCGTCAACGGTGTCGTTGGGGGCGGTGGCTTCGAGATATGATCCGGATAtggaggaagaagaggaagatgTTTGCAGGATCTGCCGGAACCCGGGAGATGCTGACAATCCGCTTAGGTACCCCTGCGCATGTAGCGGCAGCATCAAATTTGTCCATCAAGATTGCCTTCTTCAGTGGCTTAATCACAGCAATGCTCGCCAATGCGAG GTATGCAAGCATGCGTTTTCTTTCTCCCCTGTGTATGCAGAGAATGCTCCAGCAAGGCTTCCTTTTCAGGAGTTTGTTGTTGGGATGGCGATGAAAGCCTGTCATGTTCTACAGTTCTTCTTGCGTCTTAGTTTTGTGCTTTCAGTTTGGCTCCTAATTATTCCTTTCATTACCTTTTGGATATGGCGCTTGGCATTCGTCAGGAGTTTTGGTGAAGCTCAGAGATTATTCTTAAGCCATATTTCAACCACAATCATTCTTACTGATTGTTTGCATGGGTTCCTACTATCTGCTAgcattgtgtttatttttcttggaGCAACTTCTTTAAGGGATTACTTCCGGCATTTACGAGAGCTTGGAGGACAAGATGCTGATAGAGAAGATGAAGCGGATAGGAATGGTGCTCGTGCTGCTAGGCGACCTGCTGGACAAGCTAATAGGAATTTTGCCGGTGATGCTAATGGTGAAGATGCTGGTGGAGCACAAGGTGCTGGTGGAGCTGGTCAATTGATCAGAAGGAATGCTGAAAATGTGGCTGCTCGTTGGGAAATGCAGGCAGCTCGTCTTGAAGCTCATGTGGAACAGATGTTTGATGGCCTGGATGATGCTGACGGTGCGGAGGATGTACCTTTTGATGAGCTTGTTGGCATGCAGGGTCCTGTTTTTCATTTGGTTGAGAATGCTTTCACT GTTCTAGCCAGCAATATGATATTCCTTGGCGTTGTAATTTTTGTGCCCTTTTCTCTTGGCCGCATTATTCTCCATTATGTATCTTGGCTTTTCTCTTCTGCAAGTGGTCCTGTTCTGTCAGCAGTCATGCCAATGACAGACACTACCCTTTCCTTAGCAAATATCACATTGAAGAATGCATTAACTGCAGTTACGAATTTGACATCTGAAGGCCAAGACAATAGCATGCTTGGTCAGGCTGCAGAAATCTTAAAAGCAAACTCTAGTGCAGTAGGTGAAGTTTCAAGCAACACAAGTGCACCATTTTCAGCAGATCTCTTGAAAGGAGCAACTATTGGAGCATCAAGGCTGTCTGATGTTACAACTCTTGCTATTGGATATACATTTATATTCTCTTTAGTCTTCTTCTACCTGGGCATTGCCACTTTGATTAGGTACACTAGGGGTGAGCCTTTGACAATGGGGAGGTTCTATGGAATTGCTTCAATTGTCGAGACAATTCCATCCCTCTTCAGGCAGTTCTTGGCTGCAATGAGGCATTTGATGACAATGATTAAAGTTGCCTTCCTTCTTGTAATTGAGCTTGGGGTGTTTCCTTTGATGTGTGGATGGTGGCTAGATATATGCACCATAAGGATGTTTGGGAAATCAATGTCTCAAAGAGTTCAGTTCTTCTCAGTCTCACCTTTAGCTAGCTCATTGATTCATTGGGTTGTAGGAATTGTATATATGCTACAAATAAGCATCTTTGTCAGCCTTCTTCGAGGG GTTTTACGCAATGGTGTTCTGTACTTCCTTCGAGACCCAGCTGATCCGAACTACAATCCCTTCCGTGATTTAATTGATGATCCTGTAAACAAGCATGCTCGGAGGGTCTTGTTATCAGTTGCAGTTTATGGAAGTTTGATTGTGATGCTGGTATTTTTGCCAGTCAAGTTTGCTATGAAGATGGCACCATCTATCTTCCCACTTGATATATC GGTATCTGATCCATTTACTGAGATTCCAGCTGACATGCTTCTCTTTCAAATATGCATTCCATTTGCCATTGAGCATTTTAAATTGCGGTCAACAATCAAGTCTCTTCTCCGCTACTGGTTTACTGCAGTTGGCTGGGCATTAGGCTTAACAGAGTTTTTACTTCCCAAACCTGATGAGAATGGTGGCCAGGAAAATGCCAATGTAGAACCAGGTCAGCCAGATAGACCACAAATTGTGCAACTAGGTGGACAGGAACAGGCCATGGTTGCATTTGCTGCTGATGATGATCCAAATAGAGGGCTCCTTGCATCAGGGAATTCTAATGTCGTGGAGGAGTTTGATGGGGATGAACGAGCTGATTCAGA CAGGTATGGCTTCGTTCTTCGCATTGTTCTCTTGCTGGTGGTCGCCTGGATGACTTTGCTTATATTTAACTCTGCCCTAATAATAGTTCCTATATCACTTGGGCGTGCTCTTTTCAATGCCATTCCTCTTCTCCCAATAACTCATGGCATTAAGTGCAACG ACCTCTATGCTTTCGTCATTGGAAGCTATGTCATTTGGACAGCTATTGCTGGGGCTAGATACTCCATTGAGCACATTAGAACAAAGAGGGCGGCAGTTCTATTTGGCCAAATTTCCAAGTGGAGTGCCATTGTTGTTAAGAGTTCCATGCTGTTATCAATATGG ATTTTTGTCATTCCTGTACTTATTGGTCTGCTTTTTGAGCTTTTGGTGATTGTGCCAATGCGGGTGCCTGTAGATGAGAGCCCAGTTTTCCTACTCTATCAGGATTGGGCATTGGGTCTCATTTTCCTTAAGATCTGGACTAGACTG GTTATGCTGGATCATATGATGCCATTGGTAGATGAAAGCTGGCGAGTAAAATTTGAAAGGGTAAGAGAAGATGGTTTTTCTAGATTGCAGGGCCTTTGGGTATTGCGGGAGATTGTATTTCCCATCATAATGAAGCTGCTGACAGCCCTGTGTGTACCTTACGTATTAGCCCGAGGGGTGTTTCCGGTGCTTGGCTACCCATTAGTGGTCAATTCGGCTGTCTACCGCTTCGCATGGCTAGGCTGCCTTTGCTTCAGCTGCTTGTGCTTTTGTGCAAAGAGATTCCATGTCTGGTTCACGAACCTCCACAATTCTATCAGAGATGACCGGTATCTTATTGGTCGTCGACTTCATAACTTTGGGGAAAACTCGGAAGAGAAGCAAAATGTGGCAGGGTCTTCCTCAGAAACACAGATTTCTGATCTGCGGGACACTGGAATAATCCAGCATGACCGAGAGGTTGATGTGGGGCTGAGACTAAGGCGTGCAGTTAATTAA